One region of Rhodocaloribacter litoris genomic DNA includes:
- the mscL gene encoding large conductance mechanosensitive channel protein MscL: MLKEFKEFALKGNMVDMAVGIIIGAAFGVVVKSIVDDILMPIIAAVFSAPDFSNLFIVLRAPEQAGVNMESIEAVREAGGVALGLGLFINALISFLIVAVVLFVVVKGMNRLKRQQEAAPPPAPPAPSNEEKLLAEIRDLLRAQAAQG; encoded by the coding sequence ATGCTCAAAGAGTTCAAGGAATTTGCACTCAAAGGTAACATGGTCGATATGGCCGTGGGTATCATCATCGGAGCTGCCTTCGGCGTCGTCGTCAAGTCGATCGTGGACGACATCCTGATGCCGATCATCGCGGCGGTTTTCTCTGCTCCGGACTTCAGCAACCTGTTCATCGTGCTCCGGGCGCCGGAACAGGCCGGGGTCAACATGGAGTCCATCGAGGCGGTGCGTGAGGCGGGCGGGGTGGCCCTCGGGCTGGGACTCTTCATCAATGCGCTGATCTCGTTCCTGATCGTGGCGGTCGTGCTGTTCGTGGTTGTCAAGGGGATGAACCGGTTGAAGCGGCAACAGGAGGCTGCCCCGCCCCCCGCCCCGCCGGCCCCGTCGAACGAGGAAAAGCTGCTGGCGGAGATCCGCGACCTGCTACGCGCGCAGGCGGCACAGGGATGA
- a CDS encoding LA_2272 family surface repeat-containing protein has translation MLRFLCPLLLLLIFPAATMAQGLDLTAGGVGLGLGDVPRVTGIRLNYRDRHLERVNGLNVTLWYPYHPAGGTVNGVAVGLPLTGARRVHGLTLGLAGASADERLTGVMVGGIGLGSGEDITGLGLAAAVIGSGRDITGLMVGGFGVGSGRNLSGVMAASFGVGAGGNLTGLFAGGFGVGAGGDVQGIVLGGLGVGTGGNLTGIALGGLGVGTGGNLTGIALGGLGVGTGGTLRGLGVGGLGVGASRVEGALVAGVAAGAGAMTGLALAPGYFNLGRDGLFRGLAVSAFNHIRGEQRGLTIGLFNYARRLYGLQIGLLNYAGNNPKGLRLLPLVNLHFD, from the coding sequence ATGCTGCGTTTTCTCTGCCCGCTCCTGCTGCTCCTGATCTTTCCCGCCGCTACCATGGCGCAGGGACTCGACCTGACCGCCGGCGGCGTCGGGCTCGGCCTCGGCGACGTGCCGCGGGTCACGGGGATCCGCCTCAACTACCGGGACCGCCATCTGGAGCGGGTCAACGGGCTCAACGTCACGCTGTGGTACCCGTACCATCCGGCCGGCGGCACGGTCAACGGCGTGGCGGTCGGCTTGCCGCTGACGGGGGCACGGCGCGTCCACGGCCTCACGCTCGGGCTGGCCGGTGCCAGCGCAGACGAGCGGCTGACCGGCGTCATGGTTGGCGGCATCGGCCTCGGCTCCGGCGAAGACATCACCGGCCTCGGCCTGGCAGCGGCCGTGATCGGCAGCGGGCGCGACATCACGGGGCTCATGGTCGGCGGCTTCGGCGTCGGCAGCGGACGCAACCTGAGCGGCGTCATGGCGGCCTCCTTCGGCGTGGGCGCCGGCGGCAACCTGACCGGACTCTTCGCGGGTGGCTTCGGCGTCGGTGCCGGCGGTGACGTGCAGGGTATCGTCCTGGGCGGCCTCGGCGTGGGCACCGGCGGCAACCTGACGGGCATCGCCCTGGGCGGCCTCGGCGTGGGCACCGGCGGCAACCTGACGGGCATCGCCCTGGGCGGCCTCGGCGTCGGCACCGGCGGCACCCTGCGCGGCCTCGGCGTGGGCGGCCTCGGCGTGGGGGCCTCTCGCGTCGAAGGGGCCCTCGTAGCCGGCGTGGCGGCCGGCGCCGGCGCGATGACGGGCCTGGCCCTGGCCCCCGGCTATTTCAACCTCGGACGCGACGGCCTCTTCCGGGGCCTTGCCGTCAGCGCCTTCAACCACATCCGGGGCGAGCAGCGCGGGCTGACGATCGGGCTGTTCAACTATGCCCGTCGCCTCTACGGCCTCCAGATCGGGCTGCTCAACTATGCCGGCAACAACCCGAAGGGGCTCCGGCTCCTGCCCCTCGTCAACCTGCACTTCGATTAG
- a CDS encoding type III polyketide synthase has product MPTTLEAIATANPPLRRSQAYAASFMQRVDSQPEGIRRRIPQLYARSGIDYRYSCVEDYVREPADWTFFPPNWSLRPEPTTAARNRKYREAAVPLAEQVARAVLRQAGLAPEAVTHVVAVSCTGFFAPGLDVELVRRLGMRPDTRRVIVGFMGCYAAFNALRLAHGFCRSDPAARVLVVCVELCTLHFQASQTLESAVINALFSDGAAAAVLAARPDAGGRLTYAGDHCLLDGDSLDDMTWDVGDNGFLMGLSSRVPDVLARQLPAFVEALLGRHGLTPGDVDFWAIHPGGRAIVERAQEVLGLSDEAVHDSLEVLRLHGNMSSPTIFFVLKRFLDRHEAARARGEAGYRTGLAVAFGPGLTLEGCLWRRGAG; this is encoded by the coding sequence ATGCCGACGACGCTCGAAGCCATCGCTACCGCTAACCCGCCGTTGCGGCGGTCGCAGGCCTATGCGGCGTCGTTCATGCAGCGCGTCGACAGCCAGCCCGAGGGTATCCGCCGGCGCATCCCGCAACTCTACGCGCGCTCCGGCATCGACTACCGCTATTCGTGCGTGGAGGATTACGTGCGCGAGCCGGCGGACTGGACCTTTTTCCCGCCGAACTGGTCGCTCCGCCCCGAGCCGACGACGGCGGCACGGAACCGGAAATACCGGGAGGCAGCCGTTCCGCTGGCCGAGCAGGTGGCCCGTGCGGTGCTCCGGCAGGCGGGCCTGGCACCGGAGGCGGTGACGCACGTCGTTGCCGTCAGTTGCACGGGCTTCTTCGCGCCGGGGCTGGATGTCGAGCTGGTCCGGCGTCTGGGCATGCGCCCGGATACCCGGCGCGTGATCGTCGGCTTCATGGGCTGCTATGCCGCCTTCAACGCGTTGCGCCTGGCGCACGGGTTCTGCCGGAGCGATCCGGCGGCCCGCGTGCTCGTCGTCTGCGTCGAACTCTGCACGCTGCATTTCCAGGCAAGCCAGACGCTCGAAAGTGCCGTCATCAACGCGCTTTTCTCCGATGGAGCGGCGGCGGCGGTGCTGGCAGCCCGTCCCGACGCCGGAGGGCGGCTCACCTATGCCGGCGATCATTGCCTCCTCGACGGGGATTCGCTGGATGACATGACGTGGGACGTGGGCGACAATGGTTTCCTCATGGGGCTTTCCAGCCGGGTGCCCGACGTGCTGGCGCGGCAGTTGCCGGCTTTCGTCGAGGCCCTGCTGGGACGGCACGGCCTCACCCCCGGCGACGTCGACTTCTGGGCGATCCATCCCGGCGGCCGGGCCATCGTCGAGCGGGCGCAGGAGGTGCTGGGCCTGTCCGACGAGGCCGTGCACGACAGCCTGGAGGTTCTCCGCCTGCACGGCAACATGAGCTCGCCCACCATCTTTTTCGTTCTCAAGCGGTTTCTCGACCGGCATGAGGCGGCGCGGGCGCGGGGGGAGGCCGGCTACCGGACGGGCCTGGCCGTGGCCTTCGGACCGGGGCTTACGCTCGAAGGGTGCCTGTGGCGACGCGGGGCCGGCTAA
- the mazG gene encoding nucleoside triphosphate pyrophosphohydrolase, with the protein MPEKKVYEPQFAEAPAALEAYADFVAVVRQLRRDCPWDREQTHESVKHLLIEEAYETVEAIDAGNHDALMKELGDVLLHVVFHSVIAEQDGRFTLKDVIEAETAKLIRRHPHVFGEVEVAGVEEVLANWEQIKNTEGDRTSTLDGVPGRLPALLRAYRIQEKAAGVGFDFPEKEGAWDKVEEEIREFRNRAEAGTDPGTLEDEFGDLLFALVNYARFVGVNPENALRRTNDKFVRRFRHIEQRLAETGRSLAEAGLAEMDRYWDEAKAAERE; encoded by the coding sequence ATGCCTGAAAAGAAAGTTTACGAACCCCAGTTCGCCGAGGCGCCCGCAGCCCTCGAAGCCTATGCGGACTTCGTCGCCGTCGTACGCCAGCTGCGCCGGGACTGCCCCTGGGACCGGGAGCAGACCCACGAATCCGTCAAGCACCTGCTCATCGAGGAAGCATACGAGACGGTGGAGGCCATCGACGCCGGTAACCATGACGCCCTGATGAAAGAGCTGGGCGACGTGCTGCTCCACGTGGTCTTCCACAGCGTCATCGCCGAGCAGGACGGCCGCTTCACGTTGAAGGACGTCATCGAGGCGGAAACGGCCAAGCTCATCCGCCGTCATCCGCACGTCTTCGGTGAGGTGGAGGTTGCCGGTGTCGAGGAGGTGCTGGCCAACTGGGAACAGATCAAAAACACCGAAGGCGACCGCACCTCGACGCTCGACGGCGTACCCGGCCGGCTGCCGGCCCTGCTGCGGGCCTACCGGATCCAGGAGAAAGCGGCCGGTGTCGGGTTCGATTTTCCCGAAAAAGAGGGCGCCTGGGACAAAGTGGAGGAGGAGATCCGCGAGTTCCGGAACCGGGCCGAGGCGGGCACCGACCCCGGGACCCTGGAAGACGAGTTCGGCGACCTGCTCTTTGCCCTGGTCAACTATGCCCGCTTCGTGGGCGTCAACCCGGAGAACGCCCTCCGCCGCACCAACGACAAGTTCGTCCGCCGTTTCCGGCACATCGAGCAGCGCCTGGCCGAAACCGGCCGGTCGCTCGCCGAGGCCGGCCTTGCCGAGATGGATCGGTACTGGGACGAGGCGAAAGCCGCCGAACGGGAATAG
- a CDS encoding single-stranded DNA-binding protein, with amino-acid sequence MARGVNKVILIGNLGQDPELRYTGGGTAVCNMRLATNESYKDADGQWVERTEWHNVVAWGRLAEICNEYLKKGSQVYFEGSLQTRSWEDRDGNTRYTTEIKAREMMILGSRDAGPEAFEGTSQSAPARPQQQARPKPQTQPDDYTFDPDDELPF; translated from the coding sequence ATGGCACGCGGAGTCAACAAAGTCATCCTCATCGGCAACCTGGGCCAGGACCCCGAACTGCGCTACACGGGCGGCGGCACGGCCGTCTGCAACATGCGCCTGGCCACGAACGAGTCCTACAAGGACGCCGACGGGCAGTGGGTCGAGCGCACCGAGTGGCACAACGTGGTGGCCTGGGGCCGCCTGGCCGAGATCTGCAACGAGTACCTGAAGAAGGGCTCGCAGGTCTACTTCGAGGGTTCGCTCCAGACCCGCTCGTGGGAGGACCGCGACGGCAACACCCGGTACACGACCGAGATCAAGGCACGCGAAATGATGATCCTCGGCAGCCGGGATGCCGGGCCGGAGGCGTTCGAGGGGACGTCCCAGAGCGCGCCCGCCCGTCCCCAGCAGCAGGCCCGCCCGAAACCGCAGACACAGCCCGACGACTACACGTTCGATCCGGACGACGAACTGCCGTTCTGA
- a CDS encoding response regulator produces MNGVLGMTELVLDTDLTAEQREYLKIVKTSAESLLTIINDILDFSKIEAGKLGLETIPFRLREHVGRTLKTLAARAHEKGLELICDIAPDVPDALRGDPVRLSQVLVNLVSNAVKFTEKGEVVVTFRKAEPEDETGQEVTLHVTVRDTGLGIAPEHQARIFEAFEQADMSTTRRYGGTGLGLVISSRLVDLMQGRIWLESTPGQGSTFHFTVRLARDPETDRLVQPGPSLPLAGQPVLVADDNATNRRLLQEILQHWGTTPVLVEDGPAALAAMDRAAGGGSPFSLVLLDLQMPELDGLAVAERIRQRWGPEQVTIVLLTSAIQQGVAEACKRLRVDGRLMKPFTQAELYETIAAARRHHRPRETGGRQPVLRTREAETARGHAAPARSLHILLAEDNPVNQKVAVHILEKEGHRVTVAANGHEAVAAWERDTFDLVLMDVQMPEMNGFEAAAAIRAREDGHARRTPIIALTARAMQGDREACLEAGMDGYLSKPIQLGELRTTLAQWTGQQPGAGPGQPVAGRRYPRKTTALDF; encoded by the coding sequence ATGAACGGTGTCCTCGGCATGACCGAGCTCGTCCTCGACACCGACCTGACTGCCGAACAGCGCGAATACCTTAAAATCGTGAAGACATCGGCCGAGTCGCTGCTGACCATCATCAACGACATCCTGGATTTCTCCAAGATCGAGGCGGGCAAGCTCGGCCTCGAGACGATCCCCTTCCGCCTGCGCGAACACGTCGGGCGCACCTTGAAGACGCTGGCGGCCCGGGCGCACGAGAAGGGGCTGGAGCTCATCTGCGACATTGCGCCCGACGTGCCGGATGCCCTGCGGGGCGACCCGGTGCGGCTGAGCCAGGTGCTGGTCAACCTCGTCAGCAACGCCGTCAAATTCACCGAGAAGGGCGAGGTGGTCGTCACCTTTCGCAAAGCCGAACCGGAAGACGAGACAGGGCAGGAGGTCACGTTGCACGTCACCGTGCGGGACACCGGCCTCGGCATCGCTCCCGAGCACCAGGCCCGCATCTTCGAGGCCTTCGAGCAGGCCGACATGTCCACCACGCGCCGTTACGGGGGCACCGGGCTGGGGCTGGTCATCTCCTCCCGCCTGGTCGACCTGATGCAGGGCCGGATCTGGCTCGAGAGCACCCCGGGGCAAGGCAGCACGTTCCACTTCACCGTGCGCCTGGCACGCGATCCCGAAACGGACCGGCTCGTCCAGCCCGGGCCGTCGCTCCCGCTGGCCGGGCAGCCGGTGCTCGTGGCCGACGACAATGCCACGAACCGGCGCCTCCTGCAAGAGATCCTGCAGCACTGGGGAACCACACCGGTGCTGGTCGAGGACGGGCCGGCCGCGCTGGCAGCCATGGACCGCGCCGCCGGCGGCGGATCGCCCTTCTCCCTCGTGCTGCTCGACCTGCAGATGCCGGAGCTGGACGGGCTGGCCGTCGCCGAGCGGATCCGGCAGCGGTGGGGCCCCGAGCAGGTCACGATCGTCCTGCTCACCTCGGCGATCCAGCAGGGCGTGGCCGAGGCGTGCAAGCGGCTCCGGGTGGATGGCCGCCTGATGAAGCCGTTCACGCAGGCGGAGCTCTACGAAACGATTGCAGCGGCCCGGCGGCATCACCGCCCCCGGGAGACCGGCGGCCGGCAACCCGTCCTCCGGACCCGGGAGGCCGAAACCGCCAGGGGGCACGCCGCACCCGCCCGCTCCCTCCACATTCTGCTGGCGGAGGATAACCCGGTCAACCAGAAGGTGGCAGTGCACATCCTGGAGAAAGAGGGGCACCGGGTCACCGTCGCCGCGAACGGGCACGAAGCCGTTGCCGCCTGGGAACGGGATACGTTCGACCTGGTGCTGATGGACGTGCAGATGCCGGAGATGAACGGCTTTGAAGCCGCCGCCGCCATCCGGGCCCGGGAGGATGGGCATGCCCGCCGTACCCCCATCATCGCCCTGACCGCCCGCGCCATGCAGGGCGACCGGGAAGCGTGCCTGGAGGCCGGCATGGACGGATACCTCTCCAAGCCCATCCAGCTCGGCGAGTTGCGTACAACCCTGGCACAGTGGACCGGGCAGCAGCCGGGTGCCGGCCCCGGGCAGCCCGTCGCCGGCCGAAGGTACCCCCGCAAAACAACCGCTCTTGATTTTTAA
- a CDS encoding sodium-dependent transporter: MSVPSLDRGQWSGKLGFILAAAGSAIGLGNIWRFPYTAGENGGGAFVLIYLVFVALIGVPVLLAELAIGRKTQRNPVGAFKALVPASWWPLVGGLGVLTGFGILAFYSVVAGWTLGYLFMAVTGALHEATTADVSGTIFTGLVADPLWAIVLSGLFLVLTIVIVRGGVSGGIERATKILMPLLFLILLALAVRATTLPGAVEGIAYLFKPDFSRIDAGVVMAALGQALFSLSLGMGAMITYGSYLPERENMPFAGVSVAIFDTLIAVLAGLIIFPALFAAGGDPSGGPGLVFIVLPTIFNALPGGTVVAIAFYALLAIAALTSTISLLEVVVSYFVDERGWSREKAAWLIGGLCFVLAVPSALSQGAVAALSGGDEGLIAWDFLTLNNNVWGNYSLSIGAILICIFVGWKWGLPNAIASLEASGDRLPAAGAWGVLVKYVCPVVILILLIFIVATGTYF; this comes from the coding sequence ATGTCCGTCCCCTCACTAGATCGTGGTCAGTGGAGCGGTAAGCTCGGCTTCATCCTTGCCGCGGCCGGCTCGGCCATCGGCCTTGGCAACATATGGCGTTTCCCGTACACGGCGGGCGAAAACGGCGGGGGGGCGTTCGTGCTCATCTATCTGGTGTTCGTAGCCCTCATCGGGGTGCCGGTCCTCCTGGCCGAGCTCGCCATCGGCCGCAAGACGCAGCGCAACCCCGTCGGGGCGTTCAAAGCGCTCGTGCCCGCATCGTGGTGGCCGCTGGTGGGGGGGCTGGGGGTACTGACCGGCTTCGGCATCCTGGCCTTCTACAGCGTCGTGGCGGGCTGGACGCTCGGCTACCTGTTCATGGCCGTCACCGGGGCCCTGCACGAAGCGACCACGGCCGACGTCAGCGGCACGATCTTCACCGGTCTCGTCGCCGACCCCCTCTGGGCCATCGTGCTCTCGGGCCTTTTCCTGGTGCTGACCATCGTGATCGTGCGCGGCGGCGTCTCGGGCGGCATCGAACGGGCCACGAAGATCCTGATGCCGCTGCTGTTCCTGATCCTGCTCGCCCTTGCCGTGCGCGCCACGACCCTGCCCGGCGCCGTGGAGGGCATCGCCTACCTCTTCAAACCCGACTTCTCCCGGATCGATGCGGGGGTCGTCATGGCCGCGCTGGGGCAGGCCCTCTTCAGCCTGAGCCTGGGCATGGGCGCCATGATCACCTACGGCTCCTACCTGCCCGAGCGGGAGAACATGCCGTTTGCCGGGGTTTCGGTGGCGATCTTCGACACGCTCATCGCCGTGCTGGCCGGGCTGATCATCTTCCCGGCCCTCTTCGCCGCCGGCGGCGATCCCAGCGGCGGGCCCGGCCTGGTCTTCATCGTGCTCCCGACGATCTTCAACGCCCTGCCCGGCGGAACGGTCGTCGCCATCGCCTTCTATGCCCTGCTGGCCATTGCCGCGCTCACCTCGACGATCAGCCTGCTGGAGGTCGTCGTCTCCTATTTCGTGGACGAGCGTGGATGGAGCCGCGAGAAAGCCGCCTGGCTCATCGGCGGGCTGTGCTTCGTGCTGGCCGTCCCGTCCGCCCTCTCACAGGGCGCCGTCGCGGCCCTCAGCGGCGGCGATGAGGGTCTTATTGCCTGGGACTTCCTCACGCTCAACAACAACGTCTGGGGCAACTACTCCCTCAGCATCGGCGCCATCCTGATCTGCATCTTCGTGGGATGGAAGTGGGGCCTGCCGAACGCCATCGCCTCGCTCGAGGCCAGCGGCGACCGGCTGCCCGCCGCCGGGGCCTGGGGGGTGCTGGTCAAATACGTGTGCCCCGTCGTGATCCTGATCCTGCTCATCTTCATCGTCGCCACCGGAACGTACTTCTGA
- a CDS encoding hemolysin family protein — protein MAALILLVLLLLASAVFSGSEVALFSLSATDRDLLARQGDSASRRVLRLLERPRSLLITILILNTLVNVAAAILAALVTHGVAQYYGWPPALTVFLEVIALTFVLLVVSEITPKLIAARHAQTFSRRISGPLFVLYHLLAPLSGALSRAMRRVQDRLKPTVRPLSGEDLKTMAEIGEAHGTLEEDEKALIHSIIEFGETTVREIMVSRLDIVALPVTATLSEALETIRTSGHSRLPLYVEHLDNIIGIVYAKDLLPYTNAHNGSRRVDWTRLARSPMFVPLGKKLDDLLKDFQLRKTHIAIVVDEYGGTAGLVTLEDVLEEIVGDIRDEHDDDEEELCEPIDAHTYRCDARINLDDLNELLGLRLDTENFDFETLGGLIFHLLGAIPSEGTEVTYENLHLRVETIENHRIGTVLVRVEPPVENEEEISEKGTSDTS, from the coding sequence GTGGCGGCACTCATCCTCCTCGTGCTCCTCTTGCTGGCCTCCGCCGTGTTCTCGGGCTCTGAGGTGGCGCTCTTTTCGCTCTCGGCCACAGACCGCGACCTGCTGGCCCGGCAGGGAGACAGCGCCAGCCGCCGCGTGCTCCGGCTGCTCGAACGGCCACGTTCGCTCTTGATCACGATCCTGATCCTCAACACCCTGGTCAACGTGGCGGCCGCCATCCTGGCGGCCCTCGTCACCCACGGCGTGGCGCAGTACTACGGCTGGCCGCCGGCGCTGACCGTCTTCCTCGAAGTCATCGCGTTGACCTTCGTACTGCTGGTCGTCAGCGAGATCACGCCGAAGCTGATCGCGGCCCGGCATGCCCAGACCTTCAGCCGCCGCATCTCGGGCCCGTTGTTCGTGCTGTATCACCTGCTGGCGCCCCTCTCCGGGGCCCTCTCACGCGCCATGCGCCGCGTGCAGGACCGCCTCAAGCCCACCGTCCGCCCCCTCTCCGGCGAAGACCTCAAGACGATGGCCGAGATCGGCGAGGCCCACGGCACGCTGGAAGAAGACGAAAAGGCCCTGATCCACTCCATCATCGAGTTCGGCGAAACCACCGTGCGCGAAATCATGGTCAGCCGCCTCGACATCGTGGCCCTGCCCGTGACCGCGACGCTCTCGGAAGCCCTGGAAACGATCCGCACCAGCGGCCACTCCCGCCTGCCCCTCTACGTCGAGCACCTGGACAACATCATCGGCATCGTCTACGCCAAAGACCTGTTGCCCTACACAAACGCCCACAACGGCAGCCGGCGGGTCGACTGGACCCGCCTGGCCCGCTCGCCCATGTTCGTTCCCCTGGGCAAAAAGCTCGACGACCTGCTGAAAGATTTCCAGCTTCGCAAAACCCACATCGCCATCGTGGTCGACGAGTACGGGGGAACGGCGGGCCTGGTCACCCTCGAAGACGTGCTCGAAGAGATCGTCGGCGACATCCGCGACGAACACGACGACGACGAGGAAGAACTCTGCGAGCCGATCGACGCGCACACCTACCGCTGCGACGCCCGCATCAACCTGGACGACCTCAACGAACTCCTCGGACTCCGGCTCGACACCGAGAACTTCGACTTCGAAACACTCGGCGGCCTCATCTTTCACCTCCTCGGCGCCATCCCCTCCGAAGGCACCGAGGTCACCTATGAAAACCTCCACCTGCGCGTCGAAACGATCGAGAACCACCGCATCGGCACGGTGCTCGTCCGCGTCGAACCCCCGGTGGAAAATGAAGAAGAAATTTCGGAGAAAGGCACGTCGGACACGTCCTGA
- the purF gene encoding amidophosphoribosyltransferase, whose amino-acid sequence MRRIKEYCGIFGIYNADNAARHIYLGLHALQHRGQESAGIVTSTFDEHRRRWVMPAHRGPGLVLDVFQDATLFETKLLGRAGIGHNRYSTSGASDNPANIQPFVVHYRDGNLALAHNGNLSNARELRRSFSQRGTLFQTTSDSELILHLIAQSPRRRQIDQILDALTQVEGAFSLVILTDDSLIAVRDPNGFRPLALGRLGEPEQEGGPAYCVASETCAFDLVGAEYVRDIEPGEVLVINQQGCETGRFERYHLAQNHGVSPCIFEYVYFSRPDSRVFGEMVDKVRRKIGKQLAHDAPVPKVPDDEKQPIVISVPDSSNTAALGYVTECQKLGYRCRFEIGLIRNHYVGRTFISPGQNRRETKVRSKFNTVAGVLKDRIVVMVDDSIVRGTTAKFLVRMVREAGAKEVHFRVTSPPVISPCYYGMDFPSHEELFANQFDGNIEAMRQWLGVDSLAYLSVEGLMKAVRAANEREQNYCNACFTARYPVPVEMGVTKEENEW is encoded by the coding sequence ATGCGACGCATCAAGGAGTACTGCGGTATCTTCGGCATCTACAACGCGGACAACGCCGCGCGCCACATCTACCTCGGCCTCCATGCCCTCCAGCACCGGGGACAGGAATCCGCCGGCATCGTCACCTCCACCTTCGACGAACACCGGCGACGATGGGTGATGCCGGCACACCGCGGACCGGGGCTCGTCCTCGACGTGTTCCAGGATGCGACCCTCTTCGAGACGAAGCTGCTCGGGCGCGCCGGCATCGGCCATAACCGCTACTCGACCAGCGGCGCCTCGGACAACCCCGCCAACATCCAGCCTTTCGTCGTCCACTACCGGGACGGCAACCTGGCGCTGGCACACAACGGCAACCTCTCCAACGCCCGCGAACTGCGCCGCAGCTTCAGCCAGCGCGGCACCCTCTTTCAGACCACCAGCGACAGCGAGCTCATCCTCCACCTGATCGCCCAAAGCCCGCGCCGCCGGCAGATTGACCAGATCCTGGACGCCCTGACCCAGGTGGAAGGCGCCTTCTCCCTCGTCATCCTGACCGACGACAGCCTCATCGCCGTCCGCGACCCGAACGGCTTCCGCCCGCTGGCCCTCGGTCGCCTCGGGGAACCGGAGCAGGAAGGCGGGCCGGCCTACTGCGTCGCCAGCGAAACCTGCGCCTTCGACCTGGTCGGGGCCGAATACGTCCGCGACATCGAACCGGGCGAGGTGCTCGTCATCAACCAGCAAGGCTGCGAAACCGGCCGGTTCGAACGCTACCACCTCGCCCAGAACCACGGCGTCAGCCCCTGCATCTTCGAATACGTCTACTTCTCCCGGCCCGACTCCCGCGTCTTCGGCGAAATGGTCGACAAGGTGCGGCGCAAGATCGGCAAACAGCTGGCCCACGACGCCCCCGTACCGAAGGTGCCCGACGACGAAAAACAACCCATCGTCATCTCCGTCCCGGACTCCTCCAACACCGCGGCCCTGGGTTACGTGACCGAATGCCAGAAGCTCGGCTACCGCTGCCGCTTCGAAATCGGGCTCATCCGCAACCACTACGTCGGGCGCACCTTCATCTCCCCGGGGCAGAACCGGCGCGAAACCAAGGTGCGGAGCAAGTTCAACACGGTCGCCGGCGTACTCAAAGACCGCATCGTCGTCATGGTGGACGATTCCATCGTCCGGGGGACCACGGCCAAGTTCCTCGTGCGGATGGTTCGGGAGGCCGGCGCCAAAGAGGTGCACTTTCGCGTGACCTCACCGCCGGTCATCAGCCCCTGCTATTACGGCATGGACTTCCCGAGCCACGAAGAACTCTTCGCCAACCAGTTCGACGGCAACATCGAGGCGATGCGGCAATGGCTGGGCGTCGACTCGCTGGCCTACCTCTCGGTCGAAGGACTCATGAAGGCCGTCCGCGCCGCCAACGAGCGCGAACAGAACTACTGCAACGCCTGCTTCACCGCCCGCTACCCGGTGCCCGTCGAGATGGGGGTCACCAAGGAAGAGAACGAATGGTAA
- a CDS encoding co-chaperone GroES has product MSALILVGDRVLIAPDDGERQTKAGLYLPATVAEQERVQTGRVVSVGPGYLTPNPEYDERESWAARSAVRYLPLQAQPGDYAFFLRKEAVAITYEDRAYLIVPHAAILALVRPDPEDVLGGLGDADLSDLDDLLP; this is encoded by the coding sequence ATGAGCGCGTTGATCCTCGTAGGCGACCGGGTGCTGATCGCCCCCGATGACGGCGAACGCCAGACGAAAGCCGGGTTGTACCTGCCGGCCACGGTAGCGGAGCAGGAGCGGGTGCAGACGGGCCGTGTGGTGAGCGTCGGCCCCGGTTATCTGACGCCCAACCCGGAGTATGACGAGCGCGAGTCCTGGGCGGCGCGCAGTGCGGTGCGCTACCTGCCCCTGCAGGCACAGCCCGGCGACTATGCCTTCTTCCTGCGCAAGGAAGCCGTGGCCATCACCTACGAAGACCGGGCGTACCTGATCGTACCGCACGCGGCCATCCTGGCCCTCGTCCGCCCGGATCCCGAGGACGTGCTCGGCGGTCTCGGCGACGCGGACCTGAGCGACCTCGACGACCTGCTGCCCTGA